The following coding sequences are from one Gadus macrocephalus chromosome 3, ASM3116895v1 window:
- the gpr83 gene encoding G-protein coupled receptor 83, whose product MTATQVGITLLFFTVSAGCMARILASGVNGSCLFEDLLSGKGLSRGSNGSDDSNGSAGFYLLDFDEGTLADWRSLADKKRYGGESQNRSTKALLVSAYSLIIVISLFGNTMVCHVVIKTKRMHSATSLFIVNLAVADILITVLNTPFTLVRFVNSNWVFGRVMCHISRFVQYCSLHVSTLTLTAIALDRRQVIIHPLRTRMSSLRGGVWVAVIWMMASCFSLPHAIYQKLLSFAYRGQERSLCVPDFPEPSDVYWQYIDLLTFILLYLLPLLIITAAYTTVGRHLWRRNAIGDTTITQNANRRRKRRRTLAMLLLVVGVFAVCWFPLNCYVVLLSSQAIHSSNALYFCFHWLAMSSTCYNPFIYCCLNPTFRQELRLLASVFRRLWQAQRVGVPPADRSAGACVPCQRAAWPDGNDASPRPSLGSSRPSHASSQPSHASSSVCPCHNPKDSRVLFRQGISGKTDILSVEPIVALS is encoded by the exons ATGACTGCTACACAAGTTGGAATAACTTTGTTATTTTTCACAGTTTCTGCGGGTTGCATGGCCCGGATTCTGGCCAGCGGGGTCAACGGCTCCTGTCTTTTCGAGGACCTGCTCTCCGGGAAGGGGCTGTCTAGAGGCTCGAACGGTTCGGACGATTCTAACGGATCCGCGGGGTTTTACCTCCTGGACTTTGACGAAGGGACGCTCGCCGACTGGCGCTCTTTGGCCGACAAGAAGCGCTACGGGGGAGAGTCTCAGAACCGCAGCACCAAAGCGCTGCTGGTTTCCGCCTACTCGCTGATCATCGTGATCTCCCTGTTCGGGAACACCATGGTGTGCCACGTGGTCATCAAGACCAAGAGGATGCACTCCGCGACGAGCCTGTTCATCGTGAATCTCGCGGTGGCGGACATCCTCATCACGGTCCTCAACACGCCGTTCACTCTG gtgCGCTTCGTCAACAGTAACTGGGTGTTCGGCAGGGTGATGTGCCACATCAGTCGCTTCGTCCAGTACTGCTCGCTGCACGTGTCCACGCTCACACTCACCGCAATTGCTCTGGACCGACGCCAG GTGATAATTCATCCTCTGCGTACGCGCATGTCGTCGCTGAGGGGAGGCGTGTGGGTAGCAGTCATCTGGATGATGGCCAGCTGCTTCTCCCTGCCGCACGCCATCTACCAGAAACTACTGAGCTTTGCTTACAG ggggcaggagCGCAGCCTGTGCGTCCCCGACTTCCCGGAGCCCTCGGACGTCTACTGGCAGTACATCGACCTGCTCACCTTCATCCTTCTGTACCTGTTGCCGCTCCTCATCATCACGGCCGCCTACACCACGGTGGGCCGCCACCTGTGGCGGCGCAACGCCATTGGCGACACCACCATCACGCAGAACGCCAACCGGCGGCGCAAGCGGCGGCGGACGTTGGCCATGCTGCTGCTAGTGGTGGGGGTGTTCGCCGTCTGCTGGTTCCCCCTCAACTGCTACGTGGTGCTGCTCTCCAGCCAGGCCATCCACTCTTCCAACGCCCTGTACTTCTGCTTCCACTGGCTGGCTATGAGCTCCACCTGCTACAACCCATTCATCTACTGCTGCCTCAACCCCACCTTCCGACAGGAGCTGCGGCTGCTGGCCTCCGTCTTCCGGCGGCTGTGGCAGGCGCAGCGGGTGGGGGTGCCGCCGGCGGACCGCTCGGCCGGCGCGTGCGTGCCCTGCCAGAGGGCGGCGTGGCCCGACGGCAACGACGCCTCCCCCAGGCCCAGCCTGGGCTCCTCGCGGCCAAGCCACGCCTCCTCCCAGCCGagccacgcctcctcctccgtgtgCCCCTGCCACAACCCAAAGGACTCGCGAGTGCTTTTCCGGCAGGGGATTTCTGGGAAAACCGACATCTTGTCGGTGGAGCCCATTGTGGCTCTGAGCTGA